The following proteins come from a genomic window of uncultured Treponema sp.:
- the rsxE gene encoding electron transport complex subunit RsxE codes for MNKQLQIFTNGFLKENPLLVLNIGLCSSLGVTTSIFNGLGMGMSMTFVLFMSELVISIFRKCIPNAIRLPIFIIIIAAFTTIVQFVLQAYVESLYDALGVFLPLIVVNCIIMGRVESFASKNNVGNSILDALGMGIGYTCVLVVISLVREFFGGGTLMAGTSVKLELIPEAYRIGILNSAPGGFIVFGLLGAAVQALKNKKEAAK; via the coding sequence ATGAACAAGCAGCTTCAAATTTTTACAAACGGTTTCTTAAAGGAAAATCCGCTTTTGGTTTTAAATATCGGCTTGTGTTCTTCGCTTGGAGTTACAACAAGTATTTTTAACGGACTTGGAATGGGAATGAGCATGACGTTCGTTCTTTTTATGAGCGAGCTTGTAATCAGCATTTTTAGAAAATGTATTCCCAACGCAATCCGTCTTCCAATTTTTATAATTATTATCGCGGCGTTTACAACTATTGTTCAGTTTGTGCTTCAGGCTTATGTTGAATCTTTGTACGATGCGCTGGGAGTTTTTCTTCCGCTGATTGTTGTAAACTGCATTATCATGGGACGCGTTGAATCTTTTGCTTCAAAGAACAATGTCGGAAATTCTATTCTTGATGCGCTCGGAATGGGAATTGGCTACACTTGCGTTCTCGTTGTGATTTCGCTTGTGCGTGAATTTTTTGGCGGCGGAACTTTGATGGCTGGAACTTCTGTAAAACTTGAGCTTATTCCTGAAGCATACAGAATTGGAATTTTAAACAGCGCGCCGGGCGGCTTCATTGTTTTTGGACTTCTTGGAGCGGCAGTTCAGGCTTTGAAAAATAAAAAGGAGGCTGCAAAATGA
- a CDS encoding RnfABCDGE type electron transport complex subunit D, whose protein sequence is MNSENKMFLSSSPHFTAGLSTQKIMLAVLISLLPECVYGVIVFGLPALATILVSVASCFVFEFLFQKITRQKIVVSNLSCCVTGVLLALVIPSTTPLWMTVLGALVAIVIAKGLFGGIGSNVFNPALTGRAFVFISFPVALGASWFNPATDAISSATVLSQVKAGSFVADSSVYLQYFFGNRAGCTGETSILLILLSFAFLAFTKIIDWRAPVAMVGTVAVCTLISGGDVLFALLSGGLLFGATFMVTDYSTAPVTKKGRLVFGFGCGLITFLIRKFGGYPEGVMFSILIMNAVAPFLNNLSARKYGYGKKGNRKPAPKKIIQDFDVSNAVPLEQKKNAEAEK, encoded by the coding sequence ATGAACTCTGAAAATAAAATGTTTCTTTCTTCTAGCCCGCATTTTACAGCTGGGCTTTCAACTCAAAAAATAATGCTTGCGGTTTTGATTTCGCTGCTTCCTGAATGTGTTTATGGCGTTATTGTTTTTGGACTTCCTGCCTTGGCGACAATTCTTGTTTCTGTTGCTTCATGCTTTGTTTTTGAATTTTTGTTTCAGAAAATCACCCGTCAAAAAATTGTTGTTTCAAATTTATCTTGCTGTGTGACTGGCGTTTTGCTTGCTCTTGTAATTCCGTCTACAACGCCTTTGTGGATGACAGTTCTTGGCGCGTTGGTTGCGATTGTTATTGCGAAGGGACTTTTCGGAGGAATCGGAAGCAACGTTTTTAATCCGGCGCTTACTGGACGAGCTTTTGTGTTTATAAGTTTTCCGGTTGCTTTGGGCGCGTCTTGGTTTAATCCGGCGACTGATGCAATTTCAAGCGCGACAGTTTTGAGCCAAGTTAAGGCAGGCTCTTTTGTTGCTGACAGTTCAGTTTATCTTCAGTATTTTTTTGGAAACCGCGCTGGCTGTACTGGCGAAACTTCAATTCTTTTGATTTTGCTTTCCTTTGCTTTCCTTGCTTTTACAAAGATAATCGACTGGAGAGCGCCTGTTGCGATGGTCGGAACTGTTGCTGTCTGCACATTGATTTCCGGCGGAGATGTTCTCTTTGCGCTTTTGAGCGGAGGACTTTTGTTCGGGGCAACTTTTATGGTTACTGACTATTCGACTGCTCCTGTTACAAAAAAAGGCCGGCTTGTGTTTGGCTTTGGCTGCGGACTTATAACTTTCCTGATAAGAAAATTCGGCGGATACCCGGAAGGTGTAATGTTCAGCATTTTGATTATGAATGCAGTTGCTCCGTTCCTGAATAATCTTTCCGCAAGAAAATATGGCTACGGAAAAAAAGGAAACAGAAAACCTGCTCCAAAAAAAATAATTCAGGATTTTGATGTTTCAAATGCAGTTCCTTTAGAACAGAAAAAAAATGCGGAGGCTGAAAAATGA
- the rsxC gene encoding electron transport complex subunit RsxC, giving the protein MKTHTFKGGIFPLEMKELTNKCPIKEAFPSSKTVTIPITMGGAPNTPLVKVGDSVAKGQKIASGEKFMSVPVHSSISGKVKKIQNFTVTGGMTAPCIVIEADGSDNVEFMDPLDPFTCGKEKVLERIKEAGIVGMGGASFPAHVKLNPPEDKEIDYVLVNAAECEPYLTCDERTMIETPEKLIDGLAIILNLVGAAGIIALEDNKAYIKPSLEKIIVEKGYADDMRVMLVKTKYPQGSEKFIVSSCLGVEIPSGKLPADAGVIISNVGTVCAISDAFRLGKPLIERSLTISGGAVENPCNLKVPVGTMISDLSPEYFSLKENSAVKIISGGPMMGFAMPDMNFPVAKGTSGITFLTKDETYLVDEEQCIGCGMCVSVCAMHLSPVLMVRELKAENISNAKKLGLMDCIECGCCAYACPANVRLVQRFRIGKSIVREQIAAAKAKEAVKK; this is encoded by the coding sequence ATGAAAACACACACTTTTAAAGGCGGAATCTTTCCGTTGGAAATGAAGGAGCTTACAAATAAATGCCCGATAAAAGAGGCGTTTCCTTCTTCTAAAACGGTTACGATTCCAATCACCATGGGCGGCGCTCCAAACACTCCGCTCGTAAAAGTCGGAGATTCTGTTGCAAAAGGACAGAAAATTGCTTCGGGTGAAAAATTCATGTCAGTGCCCGTTCATTCTTCTATTTCAGGAAAAGTAAAGAAGATTCAGAATTTTACTGTTACTGGCGGAATGACTGCGCCTTGCATTGTGATTGAGGCTGACGGTTCGGATAATGTTGAATTTATGGATCCGCTAGATCCGTTTACATGCGGAAAAGAAAAAGTTCTTGAGCGGATAAAAGAAGCTGGAATTGTCGGAATGGGCGGCGCGTCTTTTCCTGCGCACGTAAAATTAAATCCTCCAGAAGATAAAGAAATCGATTATGTTCTTGTCAACGCCGCTGAATGCGAGCCTTATCTTACTTGCGATGAGCGGACAATGATTGAAACTCCGGAAAAACTCATAGACGGACTTGCGATAATTTTGAATCTTGTTGGCGCGGCTGGAATAATTGCGCTTGAAGACAACAAGGCCTACATAAAACCTTCTCTTGAAAAAATCATAGTTGAAAAAGGCTACGCAGACGATATGCGCGTTATGCTCGTCAAAACAAAATATCCGCAGGGCTCTGAAAAATTTATAGTTTCGTCTTGCCTTGGCGTTGAAATTCCTTCTGGAAAACTCCCTGCCGATGCTGGCGTGATTATTTCAAATGTTGGAACTGTCTGCGCGATAAGCGATGCTTTCAGGCTCGGAAAACCTTTGATTGAACGCAGCCTTACAATTTCCGGCGGCGCAGTAGAAAATCCGTGCAATTTAAAAGTTCCAGTCGGAACAATGATTTCAGATTTGTCTCCTGAATATTTTTCTTTAAAAGAAAATTCGGCTGTGAAAATTATTTCCGGCGGCCCGATGATGGGCTTTGCGATGCCTGATATGAATTTTCCAGTTGCAAAAGGAACAAGCGGAATTACTTTCCTCACAAAAGATGAAACTTATCTTGTTGACGAAGAGCAGTGCATTGGCTGCGGAATGTGTGTGTCTGTCTGCGCAATGCATTTAAGTCCGGTTCTTATGGTTCGTGAGCTTAAGGCTGAAAATATTTCAAATGCAAAAAAACTTGGTCTTATGGACTGCATTGAATGCGGATGCTGCGCTTATGCTTGCCCGGCGAATGTTAGACTTGTTCAGCGTTTCAGAATTGGAAAGTCGATTGTAAGAGAACAGATTGCGGCGGCAAAAGCAAAGGAGGCTGTAAAAAAATGA
- a CDS encoding FMN-binding protein: MSQKNSVLEMLGLGIVLAIYAMAACTVLAVVNNFTYGRIAQNKLNKANAAMKAVVKDADSFEAVDSFPAASNSSITIQNIFIAKQGENVIGGVAQVSGPTYDKGTIMVGMRADGTVTGLQFLELTDSPGFGLKANDPTFTLANGKTFYGQFEGKNAKDGFVAGQTFDSISGATITSVGIGNLISAGTECLLKVLDGQELN; encoded by the coding sequence ATGAGCCAGAAAAATTCAGTCTTGGAAATGCTTGGACTTGGAATTGTCCTTGCGATTTATGCGATGGCGGCTTGCACAGTTCTTGCTGTTGTAAATAATTTTACTTACGGGCGGATTGCGCAGAATAAACTTAACAAAGCGAATGCCGCAATGAAAGCTGTTGTAAAAGACGCTGATTCTTTTGAAGCCGTTGATTCATTTCCTGCAGCTTCAAATTCTTCTATTACAATACAAAATATTTTTATTGCAAAACAAGGTGAAAACGTAATTGGCGGAGTTGCCCAAGTTTCAGGTCCGACTTATGACAAAGGTACAATCATGGTTGGAATGAGAGCCGACGGAACTGTTACAGGCTTGCAGTTTTTGGAGCTTACTGATTCTCCGGGATTCGGCTTGAAGGCAAATGATCCGACATTTACGCTTGCCAACGGAAAAACATTTTACGGACAATTTGAAGGAAAAAATGCCAAAGACGGATTTGTTGCCGGTCAGACTTTTGACTCTATTTCCGGGGCGACAATAACTAGCGTTGGCATTGGCAATCTTATTTCCGCAGGAACAGAATGTCTTTTAAAAGTTCTTGACGGACAGGAGTTGAATTAA
- a CDS encoding RnfABCDGE type electron transport complex subunit A, whose translation MTDMIQLFIKSAIVDNVVFIQYLAICPFIGMTAETGKASGMGLATTFVIILATVVTWPLYKFVMIPLGLEFLQTLFFILVIASLVQLVEFYLKKSAPGLYSSMGVYLALITTNCAVLGVTINCISKDYNYIQSIVYAFGTACGFLLSMVIMSGVRSRIKIAKIPEAFKGTPILYVAAGLLSLAFLGFKGLIK comes from the coding sequence ATGACTGATATGATTCAGCTTTTTATAAAGTCAGCAATTGTTGACAACGTTGTTTTTATTCAGTATTTGGCAATCTGTCCTTTTATTGGAATGACCGCCGAAACTGGCAAAGCTTCTGGAATGGGACTTGCTACAACTTTTGTTATCATTCTTGCAACTGTTGTTACTTGGCCTTTGTATAAATTTGTGATGATTCCGCTTGGACTGGAATTTTTGCAGACATTGTTTTTCATTCTTGTAATTGCCTCTCTTGTTCAGCTTGTTGAATTTTATCTGAAAAAATCTGCGCCGGGACTTTACTCTTCAATGGGCGTTTATCTTGCGCTGATTACAACAAACTGCGCGGTTCTTGGCGTTACAATAAACTGCATAAGCAAAGACTACAATTATATTCAGAGCATTGTTTACGCTTTTGGAACAGCCTGCGGATTTCTTTTGAGCATGGTGATTATGTCGGGCGTAAGAAGCAGAATTAAAATTGCGAAAATTCCTGAAGCTTTTAAGGGAACTCCAATTCTTTATGTTGCTGCCGGACTTTTGAGCCTTGCGTTTTTAGGCTTTAAAGGTCTTATAAAATAA